The genomic interval CAAAGGGCACTAAAATAAGAAAAggaataaagctgaagtgaagaccaagtcCATAGTGCCTGTGACTATTTGTCAAAATAGAAGACCATCCCCAAAGATAACCATGTCAATTTCAAAACACGAATTCATATCAAGAAATTTGCAAAACAAATagataagcgtgtgtgtgtatgtatttgtgtatgtttgtgtgtgtttgtgtatgtgtgcctatgtaagTAATGTTTAggttatttaaaatatgtttgtgacatatttcaactgctaaaagtcTAATTCCCTGCACGTACCGTGATTAAAAGGTgcaaaaacaccatatctgtccAGTGCCGTCATATATCAGAATCCTCAGACATAGATGCTTCTAGCTCCTTAGCCGTTATCTATGGGAAATACCTGAGAGAGGCAACTCTGGACAGACTTTATCAAAGCTAtaacttaaaataaaatacagtcaacaacattgatatatatatatatatatatacaaggtgattCAAGAGTCACCATACAtagggaaaaatttatttttttataagaaacagttaaataaaaaaattttttcttctaaaaaaaaataaatagttcttatgtatggcgacttttgaatcaccctgtatatatttcaatacatatatagataggtagataaacaaacatacagtatatacacatatataaatttatattacacacgcatacacacacacatatatacatacaaacatacatacacacagagatatatacataaatacacacacacacatatatatacatacaaacatacacacacacatacatatatatacacacacacacacacacacacacatatatatatatatatacatacaaacatacacacacacacacacacatatatatatataaacatacacacatacacacatatattagggtGGCCCAAAAAGGCAAATTTGAGAAATGTTGAACTCTGACCCCATCAATTTGTGAGGCTTGACATGTAAACACTCTctctgaaatttaaagaaaatttcatgGTATTTCTTCTTATCAGTCAgcaattcaatattttattttcagcatGAAATAAAACTTCAGGTAATAAATAACTTGTAATCGAGATATAACAAAAGTATTCCATTTATCAAAACATAAAATAGCGTAGTGACAAAATCATCTGAACAAtgcgacacacacacgcacacacacacacacacacacacacacacacacacacacacacacacacacacacacacacacacgtacatatccgTATTTCGGCCACAAATCCCTTCCTCTCCCTGCTTGCGTGAGGCTATGCTTCACTCCACGCCGTAGGCAACCTGTAGCCTCTATTCAGTATTGTTATAGCTTTTGTCGTGCGTAAATATGTCAGCGCTCTATTGCGTAGTGTTTTAATTAAACATGTCTATTTTAATGAAAAGAAGTGAGAAACAGACCATGGCCTATTGGatatattgttgaaaatattagtaataaaaacaaaactctcaTCATTTTGAGGTGTATTACGACACCTTTTTTTTATCTCACCCgtgataaaaaatttaaaaaacagtgAAAGAAGCATCAGATATTGTGTATTCAGAAATAAATGAGATCCAGAATAATGCTAAGGAACCAATCAAGGACAAACAACATGTGCTTACCAAGATTCGAAAAACGTATGAACAATATAAGtttatttattggccacacagggctgcacacagatgggacaagttacaaggtagagcttttcttttgggggatgaaaaaaacaaaaaaaaaggggtggcgtaggttttcgatcaagagggatcgtaaaagggaagaaaagaacaaaaaaaataaataaataaaataaaaaagaaaaaaaaagaaaaagaaaaaaaagaaaaggaacaaaagaaaagagaaatgaaaaaagaagaaaaaaaggggaagagggaaaaaaaacgatcaatagggatcgtgtatcgaTCGCTTCAAAAAACAAAGGAGGAACCAAAATCAAATTGAAAATGAAACCAAATTTAAGGATTGCTTCGGTGAATTATttgacattactcttttactcttttactcttttacttgtttcagtcatttgactgcgaccatgctggagcaccgcctttaatcgagcaactcgaccccgggacttattcttttgtaagcccagtacttattctatcggtctcttttgccgaaccgctaagtaacgggggacataaacgcaccagcatcggttgtcaagcaatgctagggggacaagcacagacacacaaacacacacacatacatatatatatatatatatataatatatatatatatatatatatatatatatatatatatatatatatatatatacatatcatatataacatatatatatatatatatatatataagaaaatagtaaagtgtgaaaaaacgacagaaggcttaaatgttaaaaaatatatatatttgtgtcaaaatgtctggagaatattggaaaaattttttcctttccttaaaatgacataattttaaaatttttaaagaaattaccggtttcgcgtgtagcttttcaaatttcttgtgacgttatgtttatattgcatggagttatcgttgtgtttattttcaggagatttctaccaagactacgtgggttccacgggactatcactcaggcgtagatgcacactgcatcgacaacagattgcattcccagaatatagaatgatacctttaagtgagcacattgagaaatgcgcaaagcaactactgccacaatttttaatcttcccattttaccaatgtgctttcggatcatcaacacaaatgagactgaacaaggaaacattcttcattgaaaagtacaaacccagactcaaccatccgaacatactgacacagagaaattaacaagggaaagggaagaaaaatttttaagcgattatctcccttacaccggaagaaatcactcactacctccccttatttagaaatctcctgaaaataaacacaacgataactccatgcaatataaacataacgtcacaagaaatttgaaaagttacacgcgaaaccggtaatttctttaaaaattttaaaattatgtcattttaaggaaaggaaaaaaatttttccaatattctccagacattttgacacaaatatatatattttttaacatttaagccttctgtcgttttttcacactttactattttcttatatattcacccacgtgctttaccaaacaaactttcttatctatatatatatatatatatatatatatatatatacgacgacgagcttctttcagtttccgtctaccaaatccactcacaaggctttggtcggcccgaggctatagtagaagacacttgcccaaggtgccacgcagtgggactgaacaaggaaccatgtggttggtaaacaagctacttaccacacagccactcctgcgcctattgttcttATTGATGCGATGAAAATGATGTCAAAACGAAGATGAtcgtttatttctaaatgctcAGAGGGGGAAACGGAAGGAGAAGTTATGTGAGTGCTATTGACAGGAATTATGTTGCAAAGCAACAGAGCAAACGTAAACGGGTAGAAGAAAAGAAGCAGAGATTATTCGCAAGAAAGAGCAATCAAGTGTTACTTTGGAAAGTAGCATGGATAAAAGTAGTGGTGAGTCTAATAAGGCACCACAACCAGCATCATCCAAAACTCATCTCAGTAAAAGATCAAAACCTCAGGAGCAAATAATATCAGCTGATTTGGATAGAACTAAAATAAGTGACCGCAGTGCAATGTTAGTCGTATCTGCTCCTGCTTCAGCCTGAGGAAAACATATTTCACCTTTTTACGTACATAACAAgcaatctacacatatatatgtttactgatacaaatatgcatgtgtgtgtaagtacacacacacacacacatatatatatattataggtagaggttatgaaaaaaacaaaagacgaagacaggtggtgtataaaacaaacagatatattagtataacgctcaggaatagaaaaaggtttttacgtttcgagcctacgctcttctacagaaggggacacagaaaaaaaacaaggagagaaacaaggagagaaaaaaggggagaaaaaaggagagaaaaaaggatggaaaaaaaggagagaaacaaggagagaaaaaaattgtgtgtagtggctaacgatttatcatatatatatatatatattaccataataTATCAGATTTGCGGCACTACCAAATATTCAGGGGCGTATATTTGGGGTTGCGTTCTATTAATTACAACTCAAAGCGTTTAGATCCGTCTGAACTCTAGGCATCATCACATGCTTTATTCCTAGGTGTACTGACAGTATTAGACTTAATTTGAACTACGGATCTTTATCGTTAACGTGACAAAATAGAGCTCATCCATGGACCATTATTATAGGTCCCTAGTTTGGTTCTATGTTGGTACTGTCTCCAAATATAACACCCGATGATGATAAGAGAAACCCCATCGAAAAGAAAGCATGgatataaatatttctgaaaatttccTCTACAAAGATGAGGTTAATGGACAGAAAATGGCAAATGCATTGTAAATATTAAACTTACCcgttaatttaatcacaaatcttaatggaaaacttgcagggatataacaaaagttttccattaagatttgtgattaaattaacgGGTAAGTTTAATATTTACAATGCATTTGCCATTTTCTGTCCATTAACCTCATCTTTGTAGAGGAAATTTTCAGGAATATTTATATCCATGCTTtctttaagtacacacacacacacacatatatatatatcaccgtgactgaccaggctatcagatgttgctacacatcgctggtcacaatgcgcttcgcattgttttagtcttcaaatgacgctaccccgctggctaagcgagcaggccaacagaagaaagagtgagaaaaatttgcggcgaaagagtactgcaaggatcgccaccacccccacccctgccggagcatatatatatatatatatatataatatatatatatatatataaagggaaagtttacgaaaataaacaaaagacgaaggctagtggagtacaaacaaacaaatgtattagtatacagctcaggaatagaaaaagttttttacgtttcgagcctacgatcttctacagaaagggacacagaaaaagacaaggagagaaacaaggagagaaaacaaaaaaggagagaaaaaaatgagtggTGATGTAAAACACACCAGACTGAAGAAGTCAGCAAGATCACGGTGGTgatccagtatgaccgcagtcgcatggctgaaacgtgtaaaagatttgtatagatagatagatagatagatagatagatagatagatagatagatagatagatagatagatagatatacgtgtatatgtgcgcgtgtgtatgtatgtgtgtatgtgtggcagtatTGTAtgctctgtgcgtgtgtatgtgtgtgtgagtgcacgcgtACGTGTGTTTTGTTTGCTATGTCTTCAAAAAATCTGTTGTTAATCCATATATAGATATTCGGTTCCTATCAGTTGAAAACGTTTTCCTATGTCTTTGTGTGAAATTATTTAATCTTGGGTTGCTTTAAATTGTCGGCAATAGTCAGACATTTAGATTATCCGCATCCTATCCAGCTGGGTTTTTATCTTTCATAATACCTTTCACCTCATTTAATCTTAATCCAAAACAACGAACTACACTTAAGGCAGTAAGCCcgaattttcttcaaggaatgcttTATCAGATTTTTATGTCCTGttttatgatacatacatacatacatacatagatgcacacacacacatacatatatacatatataatatatacatatatatatatatatatattatatatatatatatataggcggaggCGTGGCTATATGGTatgtagcatgcttaccaaccacatggttccggattcagtcccaccacgtggcaccttgggcaagtgtcttctactatagcctcgggcaaccaaagcattgtgagtggatttggcagatggagacTGGAAGAAggttgtcgtgtatatatatatatatatatattatatatatatatatatatatatatatatatatatatatatagtacgtgtgtgtgtataagtttgtgtttgtgtctttcccctccaccacaaccaccaccaccttgacaaccgatgttagtgtgcttatgttcccgttacttcccggttcggcaaaaggatccgatagaaaaagtactaggcttacaaaatcgaccccaggacttattcttcgttagcctagtacttattcgatcggtctctttgccgaacggctaagttacggggacgtaaacacaccagcattggttgtcaagcgatgttccctgtacaaacacagacacacaaacacacacataaatatacatatacacgacgggcttctttcagtttccgtctaccaaatccactcacaagacacttgtccaaggtgccacgcagtgggactgaacccggaaccatgtggttggtaagcaagctacttaccacacagccactcctacacctatgtgtatacattttgtaTTCCATCTGTTGTGTATCTTGGTGTGTATATGACGgtcgatatatgtacatactctaTCATCTTCTTATGTAAAAGcatatgctttcatatatatttgaataacgtggtttggtttggtttggttcgGTCAGCGCATAGCCTTGCGTATGTATCTATAATGAGCAACGAGCCTATatgagtatatgtttatgtatatgcttgtgtgtaatgTGAGTGAccagtatatatacgtatgtatgcatgtgtatcgtTAGGGGGtgagtggagtgtgtgtgtgtgtggtgtgtgtgtgtgtgcgcgtgcatctgggtgtgtgtacacgtgtgtgtgtcagtgcgtttgtatatacatgaaataaGAAATCGTTATATACCAACATAGTTTTGTGCGTAAATGTGTAACAGTATGTATGGTattttagattgatagatagatagatagatagatagatagatagatagatagatagatagatagatagatagatagatagatatgtgtgtatgtatatatatataaatgcatttatatacatatgtgtgtatatgtgtgtgtgtacatatatatatatatatatatatatatatatatatatacacacacatacgtgtatatatacacatatacacatatatatacatctatatatatgtacatacatatatgtgtgtatgtatgtaggtatgcgtctgtgagtaatacatatatatatatatatatatatatatattggttttatgTCATGATGTACAGATCATGTTCTTATTTTGACATTAAGACACTCAGCTCTTCAACAAAACAGACAATATGGCCGGCCGCTTATCATTTCCTGCCACTTTTAGTGTGTCGTCtgcattctttcctttctttatcttttatttattttatatttttcctttcctttcatttctatcttctttctttttttttctgttgttgttcctctgctatattttctaatatttctttcttttatttaaatttttcaatagttttactattttttatttttgtttacgaTTATCGATTTTTTAGTAATCTTTATCAatataaacagaagaaaataatgtaggattaataataaaaaaaaagcatttcattGGTGAAAAAAATACATTGCAGTGTCTATATATCTGTTCTTATACTCATGTAGATGACCGTCGAAGAATATCTGCATCAGCTTAACAGACAAACTGTCGACCGTACAAGTCAATCAAGATAAGTAtttgtctataaatatgtatggtgTGCTAACCAGTTGTGCCACTAGAGGGCAGAGTCTCTATAGTAGGTGTTTGAACcccttttttaaatatcaaagatGATTTGCATGTGGGAATAAACGTGTGCTTGTAAAATACGAATATTTTGCatgaatttatatgcataaatcttttataaattcatacaacaaatattggtttcaaattttggcacaagacaagCAATTCGagtaggtaagtcgattacatcgaccccagtgcttgactggtactttatcgatctcgattgatgagaggttaagtcgacctcggtggaattttaacgttaaacacggacgaaataccgctaagcattttgcccggcgcagtaacgatcctgccagctcgtcgccctcATACAAGCCgttttgtgttgttttgataAACGGTTTTTAAAACTTCGCCAGGAGTTGGTTTCATATTtagaatatcatttttatttcgcCAGTGGGTGAGGAGTGATCAACAGCTAAGCTACACGGTAATTTGACATATTGGATGTAATTGCCTCCTGCGAATATTGAATGAAACTCTGCCCATTATCAAATGGAGGCTACCTGAAAAGTGTAGACCTTATATTACAGCACTGTAAGATGCAGACTCTgattagcagaaaaaaaaatcacaccgGGATTTACTTGAATTTTAAAAGTGAAGCGTTTTCCCTTTGCCCTCGTGtgcacgggtatatatatatattagccagcAGGTCGGGTATACCATAAGCATAAGCATTGGCGCATCCTTCACTATAAATGAGAGGTTACTATTTTCCTTCTAAatccagtatttatatatacaaacgtttGTGCATTTCTGTATATTCACAACCACACATTATTAGATATAACCCTTTATTGCATCCTTCCCATTCTGCTTCCCGTCTCTTCCCTGTACCTCTGTTCCACTCcacccttactctctctcttcatcctACTTTTTGCCACCTGAATCCTTCCACGTATGTCACTGGCTAAAACGGACCAACGCAAGGGGCATAATTCTGATACGACAcacgacacgcacacacacaaatacacagttcCACACACATAGtctttcacacgcacaaacacacacacatacgcatacacacacacacatataatcatgtaAAGGATAGCAGATTAAAGATTATAGAGTTCGGAATTGTACTGGATTATCTCGATCCATATTACTTTATCTGCTAAGGCCAAACTAGAGCGTTGGGATTTAAATTCAAGTGATATAACAAATCCTCCACCTTTAGTCTTTTCTCGTGCCATTAGCCAATGTTGAGCGTTTGTATCTGTCCTGTCCTAGTGGCGAGTtagatactcacatacacaaacaggcaTGGTATCCTTTGAACGGATTTATAGCAACGGgtagaagaagaggagagaaaagaagcagAGATTCTTCGCAAGAAAGAGCAATCAAGTAGCACGGATAAAAGTAGTGGTGAGTCTAATAAGGTACCACAACCAGCATCATCCAAAACTCTTCTGAGTAAAAGATCAAAAACTCATGCTGGATAGGATGCGGATAATCTAAATGTCTGACTATTGCCGACATTTTAAAGCAACCCAAGATTAAATAATTTCACACAAAGACATAGGAAAACGTTTTCAACTGATAGGAACCGAATATCTCTATATTGAACCAATCTCCCACACACCATGACGAACGTACCAGTAATTTCAAAGGGTAAACCTTGCCACATCCTGTGTTACGCTGAACCTCTCTGGGAActacgttatcatcatcatcatcattgttcgaccgtggtcgagactttcatagtcttttcaaatggctaataatgtgtgggcgcgccactactacacacattggaaagtattgtacaaccaagtactaaagatctttcctcctccatgaaacaaagctgttcccgctggacgtcaacccagtatttctaagctacggaccgagtgatttatcgtaaggttatctccctagatagattgccttcactacaggtaaggagccctttctaccccatatGGGCAAGCGTGtcggtggagtgctcagccacatacacgttaatttcatgagcaggctgttccgttgatcgcatcagcTGGAATCCACGTCTTTGTAACTGACGGAGTACCAGATTTTGTTTTcggctttttttaaataaatttcagtAAATTAAGACTGTATTGAACAAGATATATGAGAGgatgaaaaaggcggcgagctggcagaaacgttagcacgccgggcgaaatgcttagcgcggtatttcgtctgtcgttacgttctgagttcaaattccgccaaggtcgactttgcctttcatcctttcgggggtcgataaataaagtaccagttacgcactggggtcgatgtaatcggcttaatcccgttgtctgtccttgtttgtcccctctgtgtttagccccttgtgggcaataaagaaataggtatttcgtttgccgttaggttctgagttcaaattcaaccgaggtagactttgcctttcatcctttcggggtcgataaataaagtaccagttacgcactggggtcgatgtaatcggcttaatcccgttgtctgtccttgtttgtcccctctgtgtttagccccttgtggatagtaaagaaatatatgaggGGATGAGAAAGagcatacgtgtttgtgtatagtCGACACGTTGGTTTTTTTATTAAGATATCGAATGATGAACTTGAAACCTTAACAGTGAGTATTGAACAACGTGTTGGTAGGACGCATCGGGACTTTTATCTCCCTTTGTTTTACCTGTTGATTGAAGGGTATGAATCATAAAGAGGATGTGACGGTGCAgcaggaggaggacgaggaggcgGAAGATGATGGCGACGAGGAGAGACGGTGAGATGTAAAAAAGTCTTTGTTGAAAAGCAGAATATAATGGGGGAGTAAAACAAGTGGAGAGCAAGAAGGGTGGATGAGAAGCGGggtggaggagaggaggagaagaaagaggtgGAGAGGGTGAGAAGAGACTCTGGCGACGGCGACGGCGGCGGAGGCGACGGTGACGACGGGGACGGTGGAGGCAATGACGGTGGAGGCGCTGACGGTGGCGGCAATGACGGTGGCGGCGCTGACGGTAGCGGCGCTAACGGTAGCGGCGCTGACGGTGGCGGCAATGACGGTGGCGGCGCTGACGGTGGCGGCGCTGACGGTGGCGTCGCTGACGGTGGCGGCGCTGACGGTGGCGGTGCTGACGGTGGCGGCGCTGACGGTGGCGGCGCTGACGGTGGCGGCACTAACGGTGGGGGTGCTGACGGTGGTGGCAATGACGGTGGCGGCAATGACGGTGGCGACGCTGACGGTGGCGGTGCTGACGCTGGCGGCGCTGACGGTGACGGCACTAACGGTGGCGGTGCTGACGGTGGCGGCAATGACGGTGGCAGTGCTGACGGTGGCGGTGCTGATGGTGGCGGCAATGACGGTGGCGGCAATGACGGTGGCGGTGCTGACGGTGGCGGCGCTGACGGTGGCGGCACTAACGGTGGCGGTGCTGACGGTGGCGGCAATGAC from Octopus sinensis unplaced genomic scaffold, ASM634580v1 Contig00146, whole genome shotgun sequence carries:
- the LOC115226857 gene encoding basic proline-rich protein-like, whose protein sequence is MPPPSAPPPSAPPPSAPPPSAPPPSAPSPSASPPSLPPPSAPPPLVPPPSAPPPSAPPPSLPPPSLPPPSAPPPSALPPSLPPPSAPPPLVPSPSAPPASAPPPSASPPSLPPPSLPPPSAPPPLVPPPSAPPPSAPPPSAPPPSAPPPSATPPSAPPPSAPPPSLPPPSAPLPLAPLPSAPPPSLPPPSAPPPSLPPPSPSSPSPPPPSPSPESLLTLSTSFFSSSPPPRFSSTLLALHLFYSPIIFCFSTKTFLHLTVSPRRHHLPPPRPPPAAPSHPLYDSYPSINR